The DNA window AAAACGATTAAGTGTATaataatgtcaaactattccttttttAGGTCACTGGAATTGACCTCATTTAAACCTCGCTAGATAAATTGTGTAAACATCATATTTTGAGATAGGCTATCTCTCTAAAGTCTTTTTTAATAAGCTATAGTTATAGCTGGCCCATGGGGCTCAACAGGCGCATTGACCAGTACCGTCTGCAATTATATTTAGCATGTCAACTTTGTCAACACAATTATTTTGCAAAGCCACCCCTTGATGAGCTTCATTGTTCTGATGACTAAAATCAGCGGCTGTTTCCTCATGGGCCTCATCACTTCCAGTCCATCTAAAAATAACAACTAGTTTATATCTCTAAGGAGAATTATACTCACATATTGTATATGAAATTAACAGATTTactaatttaaattaatataattgCATATTTAATCATCTTTATGTCTATATCTTAATACCAACAAGCGGTTCAGTAAACAGATGTAGGCAGCTGGTTGTGTTTTTAGGCCTGTCTAAATCCTTTGTGTGAATTATTCTTCTCTATGCGTTGCCTTGGAAACAGAGCAGCTGTTTGGAGAACAGCTAATCCGGGCAACATCACATTTCAGGATGAGGTGGCATAAATAAACATATCGACAATTCACAGCAAGTCGAAGTGAAGTGAGGGACACTGAGACGCTCACTTTAGTGATATTacaaagaaaaatggaaattcaCTGAGATTagatttggtaaaaaaaaatgtaatattctcAGAAAGGAAACCTGGCTGTTGCTGCGGCAGAAATTTGATATACAATACTGTAAGGaatgaacaaaaaacaatttgGTGATGTGTGAGTGGCCTATATAACCGTCTGAAATGCTAATTCGGGTTCAGTATTTTGCCCCGGCCTGATTTAATCAGTCACACAACGGAAAAGTGACCACCAGTTTTGTATTTCTGTTGCGGTTTATGACATTTATCTGGTGTCCGTTGAGCACTGACACTGGACCAGCCTCAGTTATTATTGTTAGCAGTGTGCCAGATGCCTCCGTGGATCAGACACCCGGAGGACGCTGCTGGCCCATGCCGGGGGTATTCTTGGCTCTACGTATCACATgtcagatggaaaaaaaaaaaaaatctaaatcataGTGAGCAGTATTCCAGCACACACAACTCTGGCAAAGTCCATTCCTTCACTTgaaaagatgtgtttgtgtAGTAAATGGAGTATTTCCTTGTTCTCTAATGAGGCTTGTGTAGCACCTCTAACCGCCCTGCTGCTCATCaaactgttgccatggagagGAAGGGCAAACACATTGATTGGTGCGGTATTTGCCATCTTACATACATGGTTTCAGAGCGTCGCTTCATACTGTAGTCACACTGGATTGTGATTCAGTGTTCCCGTCTAAACCAAATGTGGTCAAAGTGTAAAAACTTAAGTTATGACTGTGAACATGTCTgtgggtcagaggtcagttCTGTTAACAGTTGTACAGTTCTCAGTGGACACTCAGCACACGTCATCTTtatgacaaattaaaaaaaaatacatttaaaaataggctacagtgtggaggatttggcggcatctggtggtgtggttgcagattgcaaccgactgagtacccctccgctcactcctccctttccaagggAAAGTTACACTGcccatgtgttataccctgtggtcttaatgcaaAGGCTGattggaatccttaaaaaaattcctgaatccggatcatgatccggatcaccaccaaaacctaatggattgttcatcgtgctacaccccacccctccaaaaaatgtcattcaaatgcatcacgaacttttggagtaatcctgctaacagacagacagaaaacaaacaaacaaaccaatgccggtgaaaacataacctccttcaaggCCCTTGGCCTaattatgtctgtgtgtgattcTGTACTGTGTTTTCACCAGGAGATTTGCTGCAAAATCAAACTTACTGGAAATAAAAGCTGTTCCATTTAGTAACTTGTTTTATAAATTGTTGAATAAATATCcagattaaaggaatagtttgacatttttagaaataCACTAATTCGCTTTTGACTAAATGCACAGTCTATAAAACCACaacctgttgtttttacacttgtttttttggtACAGATTTAACAAATGACGTATAACGTGTTAAAACGAGAGCTTTGGAGGTGCTTGTAGATGGATTTAGTTacatttggacagagccaggctagctgtttccccgtttccagtctttgtgctaagctaagttaaccaGCTGGCAGTACAGACATTTGAGTAGTAAAAgtaagtgtaaaaacaacaagttgtagttttacgAAGTGTTATgtgactatttcttggccagacACAGTCACTTCTTGAAGTCTTGTTGTCGCTGTGTGATTCGAATGTTTAGAGAATTTAATTTATAGGATAAAAAATTTGGGTCACATaactagtgttttttttaccaaagaAGTGGAATTGTGGTTGTGATGTTCTGAAATGAATTGTTGCCCTTGATGTTATGGAACTATTTGAAGCGTTGTGTGGTCAATCATTTCCTGGCCAACCAACTGACATTACTGTCGCTACCactaaaagaaataataaaacactttgaCTTTCACTTGCGagattttatttcataaaaaaaaagtttttcacaAACTTAATTACAATAAGAAATCTTAtaacaagaaaatattaaatttagaGCCCACACTTTGTTGCTCATCAGTACATCATCATTATTTTCAGCACAGGAACTGTTTGTAAAGTCTTCTCAGTTGCACGTCTACTCTACTTCACTGTGAGGAATTTTGCACTTCATGACACAGAGACATTTTTAGATTTGACACATCACTGACTGACTGTATATTTTTAACACCTAGATGTGTTACTTCTGCATTTTACTTATAAGGTAATAAAATAGGTAAATGCCAGTGAGACAGATGGCCTTGTGTTAAGAAAAGTTGTTTATTGGGTAGTATGCGTCACAGCAGTGGAAATAAAGTCCAAGACAAGGAGGAAATACTCTTTTAATCAACTGGTTGAgattgaaaataaattaattaatcaattaaaatccCATTTTTGAGCAAAGCGGCTTTCAGTTGGGACGACATGTAAACAGCATCTTCAAACAAACATGAATCTGGTCTCTTTGCCTCTGGAAACACAGAACACATGCTCCAGTGTTTTGACATGGGTGTCCGACTGAAAGGACTGAGGTAATATTCGCAGCGATGATCCTCCTTTCTATATGACCTTTGACacactccccctctctctgtcacacacacacacacaaacctgacGTTATACTACAAATAGGCTGCTTTGCAAGGGTAGGTGTTAAAATAGTACGGTTTACAAAGCAGAGCCATTTTCACGGCTGTGCAGTACAGCCTCCCTGTGAGTCCAGAGGTCTTCTGCTTCACCTGCGGGTCGGTCGCCGTCTTCCACAAGTCGTAGATATCCTCCACGTGACCATGTGAGGTCATCATCTGGTTATAGATGCACAGGTGGTAGGGCGCTTTGCCCTCCCCTGAGAAATAGACGTGCTCCTGCGGTGACACGCCGACGGAGTTGGCGCAGATGCCCATGAACACGTCGTCTATGTAAATAGAGGCGTTCAGGGTCAGTGTGGCTTGGTAGATTTTGCCCGCCACGTCCCTGGAGACGACGTACCCAGCCCCGGCTGTGTAGTCGGGGTACGACAACCACGGATACATCTCAAAGGACACATAGTACTTGCTGTCTTTGCTGCGGATTGGCGGCGCCCCCCTGTGCACGCGACCGACCCAAAAGTCTGTGACACCTCTGCTGCTCACGTCCTGCAGGTAGGTCACCAGGTTGGGCATGTGGACGAAGATGTCGTCGTCGGCGGTCATAAGGAAGCGGGCGTGTGCGCAGCGGCTGTGCATCCAGTGGAACTGCAGGATCAGCTTCAGGGTCAGGTTGTGGAAGGAGTCTAGAAAGTTTTGTTGGATCAAATCGCCGTGGAGACGGTCCTCGTTGACGAGCTGCTCCTGAACCCTGCTCCTCTTGCTCCATGAGGGCTCGTCTTTCTTGGCCTGAGGCGCTCCTAAGGCGAACACCACCTTGACTGTCACTCCCAGGGTGTTCTGGATGTAGGTCTCATTACCCCAGGTGGATCTGATGGCGTTCCGCCTCTCAATGTTCTCCGGGGACGTTTtgacaaagaggaggaggaggacgtcCTTGTCGGCGCACTTGTCCGGGTGGTTCAGCAGGTAGCGGAAGTCGCTGAAGCTCCTGGCCTGCTCCCGTGGGATGGTGAGGCTCCTGTTAATGTAAGTGAAGCGGTTGACCAGGTAGCGGAAGGAGTAGGACTTGAAGTGGCTGACGACGCTGTCGTCCAGCTGCTCCCAGCAAACCATCATCACTGACAGCACCAGGCAGGTGGTCATCAGCTGCACACACTGGCACTTTCGTATCCGGCGGAAATTCATGAACATCCTGGAGTCTTGTCACCCGGTGGCGGTGGTCCCTGTCTGGTTGGTGACGGCAGCAAAGCAGCTGGTTGTGCTTGTGAATGAGGAGGCGAGACGGTTGAGGTTGTGGAAGTCGAGAGCGTTGTTCCAGTGCCTCAGAGCAGCACTTGGTGGCTCTTCCATCCTAGGCTTTCCACATTAAGCAGGAGGCataggcggcggcggcggcgggagTCCATGGGGTGTGCTGGGAAACGCCCTCCATTGCAGCAGAATCACTCACACAGTCGCCCAACAGCTGGACATTCATCTTTCACCCATGAAGCCGTCGTCCTAAAGCACCGAGAAGAGAGAGAGCACGTTGAAACACACTTGTGCTGCTTGGCATTTTGAAAATGAGGAAGTGAAGTGAAAAATTACGTGTTTAATTACTACCTGCTTGACCAATAGCTTCCCTATTTAGAAACAATGTCATGTTGGGTAAAAATTTGCAAGCTTgtatttttatgacatgctgTCTCATGTGCAGCAATCTGTAATGGCCATAAATAGATTATATGTCATCAACTTAAGCTATTAATCACCTCAGTACGTCAATGAATATAGAGAGGAAGACAGTAAGAGACGACTTTAATTTATATCGTTCACACAGTGTTTCAGAAGTAGCACGACTGAAACTAAACCGGGACTTCTTTGTGGTTGTTACATTCTGAACTCGGATACACCCACTTGTGTTCAGTGTTTTCTGTGCAAgagtagtaacgttagctgaaaaaaatcaaaagttagcgggtggggtggggggtgaAAGGGACGGGTCGACTGAATGCAAAAGCCAACGCAGCAAATGTGGCAATGCAAGCCCGTCCATAATGGAGGGGTTTAAGGTGCAGACCCACTGAAACCGCTGAGAGCCATGGAAAGCTGGTCGGACACAATGGACAGCGTCAGAGTAGCTCGGCAGCACAATGCGGGACGAGAATAGCCTGCTTCCGGCCGCGGCTGGGCTAAAAGCGAGGGGGGATCATGATGGGCCCGGGGCCTGGGACTCCCACCGCACCCCGAGAGCTTTTTAAACATCACTGGATGGCCTGCGCCTAATGGGGTCACTGGCTCAGAATGGCTCTCCTTTCTCTCCGCCTGATAATGAGAAACTCTGCCTCACCTCTGTTACATCCAATTATTGTTATATAGCACTCTCTTTCAGGCTGGGCCATATGCCTTACTTTACAGCGTCCATGTCATAAGGGCATATATAAATGCTTACTCTTGTCAGTGATTAGATAGAAAGTGAAGGCTTTTTACTGGCCAATATAGAGATAAGCATATTTACTCGCTGGACTACGACCCACACATGTAACATATGAATATGGGCGTATAAGGGAGTATTTATGGGCATGTAATGGGGACAGACGACTGGTCATGTCTTATCCTTAAAGGGATGGTTCACCCAAATATTCTCACTTTCCTCTTGTGTTATTTAACCATAGTTTAGGGTTCTTATGTGTAGGTTTTCATATATATCGGCCTCTGAGGTCCCTCATGCACAATGCTAcaattaaaattattaaaaaacattcaatAGAAACATAATTTTTTAAGAGACAATGTCCCGGTTACTCTGGATAATTCACAGAACACGTTGTAAACCATTTTCTGAGGGACTATTTCTTCAGTAGAAAGAAGTTACAATGAAAATTGTCTACAGTtagtagcaaaaaaaacaagttgctCTTGAgtttgttaatgttttaaacGCCACAAGTTCATTCACCTTCTTTGTGTCGAGGACATGGGAGAGATCCACCttacaaaaaataagtttattcaagtgtactattagtatacttcttttaaacttaaaataagagagtatgcttttagattactttttatgtacttatcagagagatacttaacaaaattattatCCCTAGCTtttaccgacaagtatacaaaaaagtctaagtgtacttggcaagtatacagaaaagtccaagtaaaTTGGCTTATACTGAGTacatttggctaagtactataagttcacttaaagaaaactaacaagtatacttgcagtaaaaactattaaactaatcaTT is part of the Sebastes umbrosus isolate fSebUmb1 chromosome 12, fSebUmb1.pri, whole genome shotgun sequence genome and encodes:
- the LOC119499315 gene encoding lactosylceramide 1,3-N-acetyl-beta-D-glucosaminyltransferase A-like encodes the protein MFMNFRRIRKCQCVQLMTTCLVLSVMMVCWEQLDDSVVSHFKSYSFRYLVNRFTYINRSLTIPREQARSFSDFRYLLNHPDKCADKDVLLLLFVKTSPENIERRNAIRSTWGNETYIQNTLGVTVKVVFALGAPQAKKDEPSWSKRSRVQEQLVNEDRLHGDLIQQNFLDSFHNLTLKLILQFHWMHSRCAHARFLMTADDDIFVHMPNLVTYLQDVSSRGVTDFWVGRVHRGAPPIRSKDSKYYVSFEMYPWLSYPDYTAGAGYVVSRDVAGKIYQATLTLNASIYIDDVFMGICANSVGVSPQEHVYFSGEGKAPYHLCIYNQMMTSHGHVEDIYDLWKTATDPQVKQKTSGLTGRLYCTAVKMALLCKPYYFNTYPCKAAYL